The Methanospirillum lacunae nucleotide sequence GTGAGCGGTTCTTTTCAGGGATCTCATCACGGATCCTGTTCATCAATTGAACAGTATCGTACTTTACTTTGATACCAATTTTTTCTGCTTCATCAAATACCTGTTGGACTGATTCAAGCAGATCCTGACCTTTACCAATTGTACAGAGATGACGTGAATCCAGACTGTGGAAGAATTCAATCGTCTCCCGTGCACGCTTGATGTTTTCCATCGCTGATTTCTCAATAGTGCAGACATTCGCCTTTGATGTATTGATAATATCGGCAATCTGTTGTTGAGTCAGGCCTGACTTCCGGTATCTTAAGACCTCTTTCTGCCGGTCGGTGAGCAGACCATCTTTCATACATATCAATAAGAAAGAGATAATTTAAACGTTTTTCGTTAACCATTGCAAAAGTTATAAGT carries:
- a CDS encoding Tfx family DNA-binding protein, which gives rise to MKDGLLTDRQKEVLRYRKSGLTQQQIADIINTSKANVCTIEKSAMENIKRARETIEFFHSLDSRHLCTIGKGQDLLESVQQVFDEAEKIGIKVKYDTVQLMNRIRDEIPEKNRSRYVRNPIEVYIKDDGDLYFE